The following proteins are co-located in the Brevibacillus laterosporus DSM 25 genome:
- a CDS encoding multidrug effflux MFS transporter, whose amino-acid sequence MNSSSQPAATEAAAKSKRLWLAIVLGALSAFGPLSLDMYLPALPAMATDFQTTTSAVQLSLTACLLGLSLGQLFAGPLSDIQGRRKPLLIGLVIYAVASILCVFSTSIWALVALRFIQGAAGSAGIVISRAMVRDIYVGPELTKFFALLMLVNGVAPIAAPIFGSQLLLFTPWEGVFVVLGAIGIIMLLVVLFGLPESLPVERRSTGGFKNTLIIFKNLLVDKMFMGFALSQGLVIAAMFAYISGSPFVLQNMFGVSAQMFSVFFAINGVGIILASQITGKLAGKISESKLMMSGLILAAIGGVSLLIVILLGAGLYAILPPLFIIVSCVGIVSTAGFSLAMQSQGKAAGSASALLGVLSLIFGALLAPLVGIGGSGTAVPMGVVIAVADVGALLCYYFMVHKGKQTS is encoded by the coding sequence ATGAATTCTTCTTCACAGCCAGCAGCTACTGAAGCCGCTGCCAAATCAAAACGCTTATGGCTAGCGATTGTGTTAGGAGCATTATCTGCGTTTGGACCACTTTCGCTTGATATGTATCTGCCTGCCTTGCCAGCCATGGCAACCGATTTTCAAACAACTACTTCAGCTGTACAGCTTAGCTTGACAGCTTGTTTATTAGGCTTGTCCCTAGGGCAATTGTTTGCTGGACCGTTAAGTGACATTCAAGGTCGACGTAAACCGCTACTGATTGGGCTAGTCATTTATGCAGTCGCTTCGATTTTGTGTGTATTTTCTACTTCTATTTGGGCTTTAGTGGCTCTCCGTTTTATTCAAGGAGCGGCTGGTTCCGCTGGGATTGTTATTTCACGTGCAATGGTACGGGACATTTATGTAGGCCCAGAATTAACCAAATTTTTTGCCCTTTTAATGTTGGTTAATGGGGTTGCTCCTATTGCGGCTCCCATTTTTGGCAGTCAGCTCTTACTCTTTACACCGTGGGAGGGTGTTTTTGTAGTATTAGGTGCAATTGGTATTATCATGCTGTTGGTTGTTCTGTTTGGTTTACCTGAGTCATTGCCTGTTGAGCGTCGTTCCACGGGCGGATTCAAGAATACCTTGATTATATTTAAAAATCTCTTAGTAGATAAAATGTTCATGGGTTTCGCTTTGTCACAAGGTCTGGTGATCGCTGCTATGTTTGCTTATATATCTGGATCACCGTTCGTCTTGCAAAATATGTTTGGTGTATCAGCGCAAATGTTTAGTGTGTTTTTCGCTATCAATGGTGTAGGTATCATTCTGGCTAGTCAAATTACGGGTAAGCTGGCTGGTAAAATAAGCGAGAGTAAACTGATGATGAGCGGCTTGATTTTGGCAGCAATCGGTGGTGTTAGTTTACTTATTGTGATCTTACTAGGAGCAGGATTATATGCCATCTTACCTCCTTTATTTATTATCGTATCGTGTGTGGGGATTGTAAGTACGGCAGGTTTTTCTTTAGCAATGCAAAGTCAGGGAAAGGCAGCAGGCAGTGCCTCTGCCCTGCTAGGTGTCTTGTCATTAATCTTTGGTGCGCTCCTTGCTCCCTTGGTAGGCATTGGTGGAAGTGGAACTGCGGTTCCAATGGGTGTTGTAATAGCCGTAGCAGATGTGGGTGCACTTTTGTGTTATTATTTCATGGTCCATAAAGGCAAACAAACCAGCTAA
- a CDS encoding MFS transporter encodes MGEVFANRNFRRLFLGNLFSGFGQGMTMIGIAWYMVQTTGTATLLGSTMFCSGLLMFLIGPYLGTLIDRYSRKKILLAENIVGFLVLFLLTIWGYFGEYTNGSLIVIYLVTTLIYQVHYPAQTALVQEQFEPKSYHAINSLLEIESQTSSVLAGGIAGFLLGLIGLQYVLFFNALTYLFAFLMVCRISYSFTLEKNISRNNHKSWVGQFMQSWHFVREKQGFFLFGIAVMIPFVAVMVTNFLGPVFVVQTLKEDVLIYSFGEVTYSIGAIIAGVYTYHVMKRLGEYASMIGNFLIFALGFAGMIIFQIGWVYVAMYMIVGWANASTRLIRQSLYMKLIPKELMGRVMSFFTLVGLFMRLILIGLFTVITDTTGAVLGHIILIGLLLLGVFGIMRSLRPLLQESVERST; translated from the coding sequence ATGGGTGAGGTGTTTGCGAACAGGAATTTTCGAAGGTTATTTTTAGGGAACTTATTTTCTGGGTTTGGGCAAGGGATGACCATGATTGGAATTGCGTGGTATATGGTACAGACAACTGGAACGGCTACTTTGTTAGGCTCAACGATGTTTTGCTCGGGTTTACTTATGTTCCTGATAGGACCATATTTGGGTACTTTAATTGATCGGTATTCACGGAAAAAAATATTGCTTGCAGAGAACATAGTGGGTTTTCTGGTATTATTTCTACTAACGATTTGGGGTTATTTTGGCGAATATACGAACGGTTCACTCATTGTTATCTATTTGGTGACCACGCTGATCTATCAAGTGCATTATCCAGCTCAAACAGCGCTGGTACAGGAGCAGTTTGAGCCTAAAAGCTATCATGCTATCAATAGCTTGCTCGAGATTGAAAGTCAGACATCTTCTGTACTTGCAGGTGGTATAGCGGGTTTTCTTTTGGGTCTGATAGGATTGCAATATGTACTATTTTTCAATGCTTTAACCTATCTTTTCGCCTTTCTCATGGTGTGCCGTATTTCTTATTCCTTTACATTGGAGAAGAATATAAGTCGGAATAATCACAAATCTTGGGTGGGACAATTTATGCAGAGCTGGCACTTTGTTCGAGAAAAGCAAGGTTTTTTCTTATTCGGAATTGCCGTGATGATACCGTTTGTAGCCGTGATGGTGACTAACTTTCTTGGGCCGGTTTTTGTCGTACAGACGTTAAAGGAAGACGTTCTGATTTATTCGTTTGGGGAAGTGACCTATTCCATTGGAGCAATAATTGCAGGTGTATACACTTATCATGTAATGAAAAGATTGGGTGAATATGCTTCTATGATTGGCAACTTTCTAATATTTGCCCTTGGTTTTGCAGGGATGATTATCTTCCAAATAGGCTGGGTTTATGTTGCGATGTATATGATCGTCGGGTGGGCCAATGCCTCTACTCGATTAATTAGACAATCACTCTATATGAAGCTTATTCCTAAAGAGCTTATGGGGCGAGTCATGAGTTTTTTTACCTTGGTTGGATTGTTCATGCGCTTGATTTTGATCGGGTTATTTACTGTTATTACCGATACAACAGGAGCCGTATTGGGACATATTATCCTTATAGGTTTGTTGCTATTGGGTGTGTTTGGAATTATGCGTTCTTTACGCCCTTTATTACAGGAATCAGTTGAGCGGTCTACTTAG
- a CDS encoding DEAD/DEAH box helicase, producing MPKFQSLGIQASIEKALQQNGLHSPTAIQEKGIPVVLTGVDVIAQAQTGTGKTLAFILPILQMVDPENPDVQALIVTPTRELALQITAEVNKLIFTQPGVQVLAIYGGQDVERQLKKLRGSRQIVIATPGRLLDHMRRGTIKLSQVSQLVLDEADQMLHLGFLPEVEEIIRATSPTRQTLLFSATMPKQIQSLAKGFMQQPVTIQAKSDRVTVANIEQRVIETTDRAKQAALRQAIDECRPFLAVIFCRTKRRATTLNEALRGFGYATDELHGDLSQAKREQVMKRFRDASLQFLVATDVAARGLDVEGVTHVFNYDIPHDVESYIHRIGRTGRAGGTGVAITFVAPKDRMFLDMIEKGIGQSLKKETYGSSYSQEISRDEEAGYTADKKAGRSQNRRQSKERDGNREKSTGSRAGSKSVARSGNAKHNQTRSEQKSGVKQGARATKPSSRSGTRPETKSGANRSRTKAATKSGAKPNRPAGQGRSTLAKKRTRTK from the coding sequence TTGCCAAAGTTTCAGTCATTAGGAATTCAGGCTTCAATAGAAAAAGCACTTCAACAGAACGGATTACATTCACCTACTGCTATTCAGGAGAAAGGGATTCCCGTGGTATTAACGGGTGTAGATGTAATTGCACAGGCACAGACTGGCACGGGCAAGACATTAGCCTTTATTTTACCCATATTACAGATGGTGGATCCTGAAAACCCGGATGTACAAGCACTAATTGTGACGCCGACCCGTGAACTAGCCCTACAAATTACTGCTGAGGTGAACAAGCTCATTTTCACACAGCCTGGCGTACAGGTGCTAGCCATCTATGGTGGTCAAGATGTGGAGCGACAGCTTAAGAAATTAAGAGGAAGTAGACAAATCGTGATTGCTACCCCTGGTCGCTTGCTTGATCATATGCGTCGAGGTACGATCAAGCTCTCACAGGTATCTCAGCTGGTTCTTGATGAAGCTGATCAGATGCTGCACCTTGGTTTTTTACCCGAGGTGGAAGAGATTATCCGAGCTACGTCGCCGACGAGACAGACATTACTATTCTCAGCGACTATGCCCAAGCAAATCCAAAGTCTAGCAAAGGGTTTTATGCAACAGCCTGTCACTATTCAGGCAAAGAGTGACAGGGTTACGGTAGCCAACATAGAGCAGCGAGTGATTGAGACGACTGATCGGGCCAAACAAGCTGCCTTACGTCAGGCTATTGATGAATGCCGTCCTTTTTTAGCGGTTATCTTCTGTCGAACCAAACGGAGAGCTACTACTTTAAATGAAGCCCTGCGAGGATTCGGTTATGCAACAGACGAACTCCATGGTGACTTATCACAAGCCAAACGCGAACAAGTAATGAAACGATTCCGGGATGCAAGTCTACAATTCTTGGTGGCAACGGATGTGGCCGCACGTGGTTTGGATGTTGAAGGGGTCACGCATGTGTTTAACTATGACATTCCGCATGATGTAGAGAGCTATATACATCGAATTGGCAGAACCGGCCGAGCTGGCGGTACAGGGGTAGCGATCACGTTTGTTGCTCCTAAAGACCGCATGTTTTTAGATATGATCGAAAAGGGTATCGGTCAGTCTTTGAAAAAAGAGACATATGGTAGTTCTTATTCTCAAGAGATTTCTCGTGATGAAGAAGCTGGATATACGGCAGACAAGAAGGCAGGACGGTCACAGAATAGACGTCAGTCAAAAGAGAGAGACGGCAACCGCGAGAAGTCAACAGGATCACGAGCTGGATCTAAGTCGGTAGCAAGATCAGGCAATGCAAAGCATAATCAGACGAGATCGGAACAAAAATCTGGAGTAAAGCAGGGAGCAAGAGCTACAAAACCAAGCTCAAGATCAGGTACGCGTCCAGAGACAAAGTCAGGAGCAAATCGATCTAGAACAAAGGCTGCAACAAAATCAGGTGCTAAACCAAACCGCCCAGCGGGTCAAGGACGGTCAACTTTAGCTAAAAAAAGAACGAGAACCAAATAA
- a CDS encoding class I SAM-dependent methyltransferase, giving the protein MLEWTGERIIPKLLKPMNGMLLEHLARYYFSTPYCQGRVLDIACGTGYGCHMVVKERKREVTEMIGVDVDEETLFYANREYNHQKVTYLQHDALDPVLPEKLGMFDTILSFETIEHVADDQLFMENIYNMLKPGGTLVLSSPFGRGRGMPTSEPFHVHQLTPEEFEQLFVRFSEVEIYYQRGLTFEKPRDKVRYFIGIAVCKK; this is encoded by the coding sequence TTGTTAGAATGGACAGGAGAACGTATTATTCCTAAATTGCTCAAGCCGATGAATGGAATGCTATTGGAGCATCTGGCGAGGTATTATTTTTCTACCCCGTATTGTCAGGGGAGAGTACTAGATATCGCCTGTGGTACTGGGTATGGGTGTCACATGGTTGTGAAGGAACGCAAACGAGAAGTGACAGAGATGATTGGTGTAGATGTAGATGAGGAGACCTTATTTTATGCAAATCGTGAGTACAATCATCAAAAGGTTACGTACTTACAGCATGATGCGCTCGATCCGGTGCTTCCAGAAAAATTAGGCATGTTTGATACGATTCTAAGCTTTGAAACCATTGAACATGTAGCAGATGATCAGCTGTTTATGGAAAATATATATAACATGCTAAAGCCCGGGGGTACGTTAGTCCTTTCTAGTCCATTTGGTAGAGGAAGAGGGATGCCAACTAGTGAGCCTTTTCATGTTCACCAGCTGACTCCTGAGGAATTTGAGCAACTATTTGTTCGCTTTTCTGAGGTGGAAATTTATTATCAGCGTGGATTAACGTTTGAGAAGCCGCGTGACAAAGTTCGCTATTTTATTGGAATAGCTGTCTGCAAAAAGTGA
- a CDS encoding GNAT family N-acetyltransferase, with the protein MEDPLYQHILPDSSTRLNVLQIFFQNYVTMLYDYSDLYATSDKLEAVALVYRSEKAEALPRFRYMWDICLAIIKSLKASRYIGLRGFWRGLAILRCMSSAWLSVFEGRVYMHLDMLVVQPEFRGQGYVSKIMKPLLEECNQRNIVCTLETQNPHNIALYERYQFTTIEVIPLPESQVEQYCMVYQ; encoded by the coding sequence ATGGAGGACCCGCTGTATCAGCATATCCTGCCTGACAGTTCTACAAGACTGAATGTTCTACAGATTTTTTTCCAAAACTATGTTACCATGCTGTATGATTACTCCGATTTATATGCGACCTCCGATAAATTGGAAGCTGTTGCATTAGTATACAGATCGGAAAAGGCAGAAGCGTTGCCTAGATTCAGATACATGTGGGATATCTGTTTAGCTATCATAAAGTCGCTGAAAGCTAGTAGGTATATTGGATTGAGGGGATTTTGGCGGGGATTAGCTATTTTACGCTGTATGAGCTCTGCTTGGTTGTCTGTGTTTGAGGGACGAGTGTATATGCATTTGGATATGCTCGTAGTGCAGCCAGAGTTTCGCGGTCAAGGGTATGTGAGTAAAATTATGAAGCCTCTTTTAGAGGAATGTAATCAACGAAACATCGTATGTACGCTAGAAACTCAAAATCCTCATAACATTGCTTTATATGAGCGATATCAATTCACCACAATCGAAGTAATTCCTTTGCCTGAGAGTCAGGTAGAGCAGTATTGCATGGTTTATCAGTAA
- the qoxA gene encoding cytochrome aa3 quinol oxidase subunit II → MRHKGSFLFMFFCLALLLSGCEPLMVLDPKGPVAKIQSDTIIFSMWVMAGVLFVVYVLFVYMLVKYRATKANEGYEPPHEEGSKLLEITWTAIPIIIVVILSVITVKTLDQVENKPAGYDDQKPMIIYASSSNWKWHFSYPEENIETVNYLNIPTNRPIEFRLYSYGPITSFWIPQLGGQKYAMSDMVTKLHFAADHPGSFMGKNSNFSGRGFAQMEFEVLAMSPADYSKWVDEVKQTAPALTEPEFDSVLDMEHVGRKTYSSTHLTFRPAPEGAHGGHNHGGGTTTESEPNSSSEHSGHSDSSSEHSEHSEMNHDQHKK, encoded by the coding sequence ATGAGACACAAAGGGTCGTTTCTTTTCATGTTTTTTTGTCTTGCTCTTTTATTATCCGGTTGTGAGCCATTAATGGTACTTGATCCAAAAGGACCTGTTGCCAAAATACAATCGGACACCATTATTTTTTCAATGTGGGTTATGGCTGGTGTATTGTTTGTAGTTTATGTTTTGTTTGTTTACATGCTAGTTAAATATCGCGCTACCAAAGCGAATGAGGGCTATGAACCTCCTCACGAGGAAGGTAGTAAACTACTAGAAATTACATGGACAGCCATTCCAATTATCATTGTAGTGATTTTGTCAGTTATTACTGTAAAAACACTGGATCAAGTGGAAAACAAGCCAGCAGGTTATGACGATCAAAAGCCAATGATTATTTACGCTTCGTCTTCTAACTGGAAATGGCATTTTAGTTATCCTGAGGAAAACATTGAGACGGTTAACTACCTTAATATCCCTACAAACCGTCCGATTGAATTCCGTCTGTATTCGTATGGACCAATCACGAGCTTCTGGATTCCACAGCTTGGTGGTCAAAAATATGCGATGTCCGACATGGTTACCAAATTACATTTTGCCGCTGATCATCCGGGTTCGTTTATGGGTAAAAACTCTAACTTCTCCGGTAGAGGGTTTGCACAAATGGAATTTGAAGTACTAGCAATGTCACCTGCTGATTATTCAAAATGGGTGGATGAAGTAAAGCAAACGGCTCCTGCATTGACAGAGCCTGAATTTGATAGCGTGCTTGATATGGAGCATGTAGGAAGAAAAACGTATTCTTCCACACACTTAACATTTAGACCAGCGCCTGAGGGTGCCCATGGTGGTCATAATCATGGAGGCGGAACAACAACTGAATCGGAGCCAAACTCTTCTTCTGAGCACTCTGGGCATTCTGATTCTTCTTCCGAGCACTCCGAGCATTCCGAAATGAATCACGACCAGCATAAGAAATAA
- the qoxB gene encoding cytochrome aa3 quinol oxidase subunit I, with translation MKWDEFFVTGEPMIYGAMASIVLATLAIIGGLTYFKKWGYLWREWLTTVDHKKIGVMYIIAALLMLFRGGVDAVMMRIQLATPDNTFLNSQHYNEVFTTHGIIMILFMAMPFIIGLMNVVIPLQIGARDVAFPRLNAVSFWLFFAGAMLFNISFVIGGSPDAGWTAYFPLASKEFSPTVGNNYYSIALQIAGIGTLMTGVNFTATILKMRAPRMKMMDMPMFTWSVLITCVIIMFAFPVLTVALALMMFDRLFDSQFFTMANGGMDMLWANLFWIWGHPEVYIVILPAFGIYSEIIATFSKKNLYGYTSMIVSMVAISLLSFVVWAHHFYTMGHGSAVNGFFSITTMAIAVPTGVKIFNWLFTLRKGRIQFTTPMLYSLAFIPIFTIGGVTGVMLAMASADYQYHNTMFLVAHFHYVLIPGTVFAVIAGMYYWFPKVFGFKLNERLGKISFWVIAISFNVTFLPLFFLGLNGMTRRMYTYSAGTGFGPLNMIATIGSIGLTLGFILLVYNIYWSCRYSPRDLNGDPWGGRTLEWSTHSPVPEYNFAVMPNHTGRDSFWFAKQKNLPMFTDKIEPIHMPNNSGQPFILGIIFFFFGFFLVFSWWTPAIISGILVIVMLAVRSFERDHGRHIPVKEIIETEERLRGDRV, from the coding sequence ATGAAATGGGACGAATTTTTCGTTACAGGTGAACCGATGATCTATGGCGCTATGGCAAGTATTGTCCTTGCCACGCTCGCTATCATTGGCGGTTTAACCTACTTTAAAAAATGGGGCTACTTGTGGAGAGAATGGCTCACTACAGTTGACCATAAAAAAATCGGTGTTATGTACATCATTGCTGCTCTACTCATGCTTTTCCGTGGTGGCGTAGATGCTGTAATGATGCGTATTCAGCTAGCTACACCTGATAATACCTTCTTAAATTCGCAGCATTATAATGAGGTTTTTACAACACACGGAATTATCATGATCCTATTTATGGCGATGCCGTTTATCATTGGACTCATGAACGTTGTTATTCCTCTACAAATCGGTGCTAGAGACGTAGCATTCCCACGTCTTAATGCCGTTAGTTTCTGGCTGTTCTTTGCAGGTGCAATGCTATTTAACATCTCCTTTGTTATTGGTGGATCGCCTGACGCAGGATGGACTGCTTACTTCCCGTTAGCAAGTAAAGAATTCAGTCCTACAGTAGGTAACAACTACTATTCCATTGCCTTACAAATTGCGGGTATTGGTACACTGATGACCGGTGTTAACTTTACCGCAACCATTTTGAAAATGCGTGCTCCTCGCATGAAAATGATGGACATGCCGATGTTTACATGGTCTGTTCTTATCACTTGCGTTATCATCATGTTTGCCTTCCCTGTTTTAACAGTAGCGTTGGCACTAATGATGTTTGATCGTCTATTTGATAGTCAGTTCTTTACAATGGCTAATGGCGGTATGGACATGCTATGGGCCAACCTGTTCTGGATTTGGGGTCATCCTGAGGTATATATCGTTATTCTACCAGCGTTCGGTATCTATAGTGAAATCATCGCTACTTTCTCCAAAAAGAACCTGTATGGTTATACTTCCATGATTGTCAGTATGGTGGCTATTTCCTTACTTTCTTTCGTAGTATGGGCTCACCATTTCTATACAATGGGTCACGGCAGTGCGGTGAATGGGTTCTTCTCGATCACCACAATGGCCATAGCAGTCCCCACAGGGGTAAAAATATTTAACTGGCTCTTTACACTGCGTAAGGGACGGATTCAATTTACAACACCAATGCTCTATTCACTAGCCTTTATCCCGATCTTTACGATTGGTGGGGTAACAGGTGTTATGCTTGCAATGGCTAGTGCTGACTACCAATACCACAACACGATGTTCCTAGTAGCTCACTTCCATTATGTGTTGATTCCAGGTACGGTGTTTGCGGTTATTGCGGGTATGTACTATTGGTTCCCGAAAGTCTTTGGTTTTAAATTGAATGAACGTCTTGGTAAAATCAGTTTCTGGGTCATTGCTATTTCCTTTAACGTGACATTCCTACCTCTATTCTTCCTAGGATTGAATGGAATGACGCGTCGTATGTACACCTACTCTGCTGGAACTGGCTTTGGTCCACTAAATATGATTGCTACCATCGGGTCAATTGGTCTAACGCTTGGCTTTATCTTATTGGTTTACAACATCTATTGGAGCTGCCGTTACAGTCCACGCGATTTAAACGGAGATCCATGGGGTGGACGTACGCTAGAGTGGAGCACACACAGCCCTGTACCTGAGTACAACTTTGCTGTGATGCCGAATCACACTGGTCGTGACTCTTTCTGGTTTGCGAAACAGAAAAATCTACCGATGTTTACAGATAAAATTGAACCGATTCATATGCCAAATAACAGCGGCCAACCGTTTATTCTTGGTATAATCTTCTTCTTCTTTGGATTCTTCCTAGTATTTAGCTGGTGGACTCCTGCGATTATCTCAGGAATTCTTGTGATCGTCATGCTAGCTGTTCGCTCGTTTGAACGTGATCATGGCAGACACATTCCCGTTAAGGAAATCATCGAGACTGAGGAAAGATTGCGGGGTGATCGTGTATGA
- the qoxC gene encoding cytochrome aa3 quinol oxidase subunit III has product MKIDKSLPLEYRTEENQLKIFGFWLFLGAEIVLFSTLFAVYFTLWQRTGHGPTASHLFELNGVMIETILLLTSSFVCGLAIHSMRLGFKKPTLVFLLITLLLGLGFLGVEIFEFITYVNEGATLQTSAFLSSLFVLLGTHGAHVTFGLLWGIGIIMQMKREGLNEITANKTFIFSLYWHFLDVVWIFIFSFVYLKGLM; this is encoded by the coding sequence ATGAAAATAGATAAATCCCTTCCGCTTGAATATCGTACGGAAGAGAATCAATTAAAGATTTTTGGATTCTGGTTATTCTTAGGTGCCGAGATTGTACTGTTCTCTACCCTATTTGCCGTATATTTTACTTTGTGGCAACGCACGGGTCACGGCCCTACAGCGTCTCATCTTTTTGAACTGAATGGCGTTATGATCGAAACGATTCTCCTATTAACCAGTAGTTTCGTTTGTGGATTAGCTATTCACAGCATGCGTCTTGGTTTTAAAAAGCCTACATTAGTCTTTTTACTCATTACCCTTTTACTAGGATTAGGCTTCCTAGGTGTTGAGATTTTTGAGTTTATCACTTACGTTAATGAAGGTGCTACCCTGCAAACCAGTGCTTTTCTATCTAGCTTATTTGTCTTATTAGGCACGCACGGAGCACACGTTACCTTTGGTCTATTATGGGGAATTGGAATCATCATGCAGATGAAGCGTGAAGGTCTAAATGAGATTACAGCAAACAAGACTTTCATCTTCTCCCTATACTGGCACTTCCTTGACGTTGTCTGGATCTTCATCTTCAGCTTTGTCTACTTGAAAGGATTGATGTAA
- the qoxD gene encoding cytochrome aa3 quinol oxidase subunit IV: MKQLFPIRHVMGYIFSLILSLVALAVVFWDMSPVVGMTILSVCAIIQASLQLFVFMHINEESSTANSLYINVGYALFVGLVTIFGTLFTMIWGY; this comes from the coding sequence ATGAAACAGCTATTCCCGATTCGTCACGTCATGGGATATATCTTTTCCCTCATCCTTTCACTGGTTGCCTTAGCCGTCGTCTTTTGGGACATGTCACCAGTAGTAGGAATGACCATCCTGTCGGTATGTGCGATTATTCAAGCGTCCTTGCAGTTGTTTGTCTTCATGCATATCAATGAAGAAAGCTCAACAGCAAACTCGCTATATATTAATGTTGGTTACGCCCTGTTTGTAGGCTTAGTCACCATTTTTGGTACTTTATTCACAATGATTTGGGGATATTAA
- the manA gene encoding mannose-6-phosphate isomerase, class I, translating to MNIQPLFLQPVFQERIWGGTALRDRFPYNIPSDKTGECWAISAHPNGMCVVLNGPHTGKTLADLWENNRELFGHHQSEKFPLLTKILDANDDLSVQVHPNDEYAHEHENGEYGKTECWYIIDCDEDAELVFGHNAKSKAEVEEMIMGGKWNDFLRKVKIKPGDFFYVPSGTIHALCQGTLVLETQQSSDTTYRVYDYDRVDDHGKKRDLHLKKAIDVTTAPHVDTNPTITVQKNEDATITTYVTNEFFSVYKWEINGTATFEQDQAFLLVSVLDGAGTLEKDGDSFALKKGDHFILPAKFGAYTLSGSLEVMVSHP from the coding sequence ATGAATATACAGCCGCTATTTTTACAACCTGTTTTTCAAGAACGCATTTGGGGTGGAACAGCCTTACGTGATCGCTTTCCATACAATATTCCTTCTGACAAAACCGGTGAATGCTGGGCCATTTCTGCCCATCCAAACGGTATGTGTGTCGTTCTAAACGGTCCTCATACAGGTAAAACGTTAGCAGACCTTTGGGAGAACAACAGAGAATTATTTGGTCATCACCAAAGCGAAAAATTCCCACTGTTGACCAAAATTCTTGACGCCAATGATGATTTATCTGTTCAAGTACATCCTAATGATGAATATGCCCACGAACACGAGAACGGTGAGTATGGAAAAACAGAATGCTGGTACATCATTGATTGTGACGAGGATGCTGAGTTAGTATTTGGTCATAACGCAAAATCAAAAGCAGAAGTAGAAGAGATGATCATGGGTGGAAAATGGAATGATTTCTTGCGTAAAGTAAAAATCAAACCAGGTGATTTCTTCTATGTCCCTAGTGGAACGATTCATGCCTTGTGCCAAGGAACACTGGTGCTAGAAACACAACAAAGCTCTGACACCACTTATCGTGTGTACGACTATGATCGTGTGGATGATCACGGGAAAAAACGCGATTTGCATCTAAAGAAAGCAATTGACGTAACAACGGCTCCACATGTTGATACAAATCCAACGATTACCGTACAAAAAAACGAAGATGCTACCATCACGACATACGTTACGAATGAATTTTTCTCTGTATACAAATGGGAAATCAATGGCACGGCAACCTTTGAACAAGATCAAGCATTCCTTCTAGTAAGTGTGCTAGATGGTGCAGGTACCCTTGAAAAAGATGGAGATTCTTTTGCATTAAAGAAGGGGGACCACTTTATCCTTCCAGCTAAATTTGGGGCTTATACGCTATCTGGCTCCTTAGAAGTAATGGTTTCTCATCCATAA
- a CDS encoding response regulator transcription factor, with the protein MKVLVVDDENSLQNLMRLTLEIEGYQVLVAANGEEALAQWEQRPDMIILDVMLPDIDGYQLLREFREKDSDIPIIMLTAKGQINDKLLGLQLGADDYITKPFHSTELLLRIKIIERRLEKMKEKPDHDNVKIDRFLIHPNERKVFLDGNEITLTYREYDLLFLLLKNRQRVFTRDDLLMKVWKFEYPDNTRAVDIMIQRLRKKLGAYGDKIKTVYGVGYKIDC; encoded by the coding sequence ATGAAGGTATTAGTTGTGGACGATGAAAATAGTTTACAAAATCTGATGCGCCTGACATTAGAGATAGAAGGGTATCAGGTACTAGTGGCAGCCAATGGAGAAGAAGCCCTAGCCCAATGGGAACAACGACCGGACATGATTATCTTAGATGTGATGCTTCCTGACATAGATGGCTATCAACTATTGCGGGAATTCCGTGAGAAGGATAGCGACATTCCCATCATCATGTTAACGGCTAAAGGGCAAATTAATGATAAATTATTAGGCCTACAGCTTGGTGCTGATGATTATATCACCAAGCCCTTTCATAGTACGGAGCTTCTGCTTCGAATCAAAATAATTGAACGACGTTTGGAAAAAATGAAAGAGAAGCCAGATCATGATAATGTAAAAATTGATCGCTTTCTGATCCACCCTAACGAGCGAAAAGTATTTCTCGACGGAAACGAAATAACCTTAACGTACAGGGAATATGATTTATTGTTTTTGTTACTAAAAAATAGACAACGCGTATTTACACGTGATGATCTTTTAATGAAGGTTTGGAAGTTCGAATATCCAGACAATACACGGGCTGTTGATATCATGATCCAACGTTTGCGCAAAAAACTAGGTGCATACGGAGATAAAATTAAAACCGTATATGGTGTAGGCTATAAAATTGATTGTTAG